One Bifidobacterium crudilactis genomic region harbors:
- a CDS encoding NAD(P)H-binding protein: MAQVTIIGGHGKVALLASRLFNSQGDSVTSIIRNPTQAFDVEKTGAQALILDIEHASTDELAKAFSGSDTIIWSAGAGGGDAARTYAVDRDAAKRCIDAAALAGVKRYITVSYYDADHPEVFGPEDSMYAYAQAKAAADTYLRESELEWTILGPTALTLQTPSGRITVDTARKTAAIPPTSRGNVAAVLVAAVHSPDTIGKTVNFHDGDTDIQNALTALG, translated from the coding sequence ATGGCACAGGTCACGATTATCGGTGGTCACGGCAAAGTCGCATTGTTGGCCAGCCGGTTGTTCAACTCGCAGGGAGATTCGGTCACGTCGATTATTCGTAACCCCACACAGGCCTTCGATGTCGAAAAAACAGGAGCACAGGCCCTGATACTCGATATCGAGCACGCATCGACCGACGAACTGGCGAAGGCCTTTTCCGGCAGTGACACGATTATCTGGTCCGCCGGAGCAGGTGGCGGCGATGCCGCGAGAACATACGCCGTTGACCGCGATGCCGCGAAACGCTGCATTGATGCGGCTGCCCTTGCTGGGGTGAAGCGGTACATCACGGTGTCCTACTACGATGCCGACCATCCGGAGGTGTTCGGACCGGAGGATTCCATGTATGCCTATGCCCAGGCGAAGGCGGCCGCAGACACGTATCTGCGCGAATCCGAGCTTGAGTGGACGATTCTGGGGCCTACCGCACTTACTTTGCAAACACCCAGCGGGCGGATTACCGTCGACACCGCAAGGAAAACCGCAGCGATACCGCCTACCTCTCGTGGCAATGTGGCAGCGGTACTGGTCGCGGCCGTGCACTCCCCCGATACCATCGGGAAGACAGTCAACTTCCATGACGGCGATACGGATATTCAGAATGCCCTGACGGCCCTCGGCTAA